From a region of the Corallococcus coralloides DSM 2259 genome:
- the dnaK gene encoding molecular chaperone DnaK produces the protein MAAEPEPLIGIDLGTTNSLVATVQDGQPVIIKNRTGQPLTPSVVAVSKNGKRLVGGIAKRQAITNPQETVSAAKRLIGRKFSSHPVQDALRALTYQVVCGAHDDVRIRLSGRDLAVPEVSAMILAELKADAEAHFGRPVTQAVITVPAYFNDGQRQATKDAGRIAGLDVLRIINEPTAAALAYGFGRTVNGKIAVLDLGGGTFDVSVLEINNGIFDVVATGGDTFLGGEDWDHRIIEWMVFGFAKEHGIDLRKDRMALQRLKDAAEKAKVELSSVKETQVHLPFICTPPGGGAALHLQSTLTREKLEELTADLGERLVGITSEVLGEAKVRPSDLKEVILVGGMSRMPRIVEQVRQYFRREPCKGVHAEEVVALGAAIQAHALVGQQSELLLLDVTPQSMGVAIAGGYVRRLIPRNTTVPTSATEVFATSKDFQRTVKIMVLQGEHELAHHNELLGEFLLTGLREAPRGQVEIEVTFDINAEGIVSVSARDRDTGLRQSITVTASSGLTEDELRRIMDEQRDWLVAARNTEELKAKRVELDILARDLVDALSRVRLMPGAGGLPPDVVARAEAALDSARQARGTDDVGTLTRACEALAQSLPLLRSAGSRGTPGR, from the coding sequence ATGGCTGCTGAGCCCGAACCGCTGATTGGCATCGACCTGGGGACGACGAACAGCCTCGTCGCCACGGTGCAGGACGGTCAGCCCGTCATCATCAAGAACCGCACCGGCCAGCCCCTCACGCCGTCCGTGGTGGCGGTGTCGAAGAACGGCAAGCGGCTGGTGGGCGGCATCGCCAAGCGCCAGGCCATCACCAACCCGCAGGAGACGGTGTCCGCGGCCAAGCGCCTCATCGGCCGCAAGTTCTCCTCGCACCCGGTGCAGGACGCGCTGCGCGCGCTCACGTACCAGGTGGTGTGCGGCGCGCACGACGACGTGCGCATCCGACTGTCGGGCCGCGACCTCGCCGTGCCGGAGGTCAGCGCCATGATTCTGGCGGAGCTGAAGGCGGACGCGGAGGCGCACTTCGGCCGGCCCGTCACCCAGGCCGTCATCACCGTGCCGGCCTACTTCAACGACGGGCAGCGCCAGGCCACCAAGGACGCGGGCCGCATCGCGGGGCTGGACGTCCTGCGCATCATCAACGAGCCCACCGCGGCGGCGCTGGCCTACGGCTTCGGCCGCACGGTGAACGGGAAGATCGCCGTGCTGGACCTGGGCGGCGGCACCTTCGACGTGTCGGTGCTGGAGATCAACAACGGCATCTTCGACGTGGTGGCCACCGGCGGTGACACCTTCCTCGGCGGCGAGGACTGGGACCACCGCATCATCGAGTGGATGGTGTTCGGCTTCGCCAAGGAGCACGGCATCGACCTGCGCAAGGACCGCATGGCGCTGCAGCGGCTGAAGGACGCCGCGGAGAAGGCGAAGGTGGAGCTGTCGTCGGTGAAGGAGACGCAGGTGCACCTGCCCTTCATCTGCACGCCGCCGGGCGGAGGCGCCGCGCTGCACCTGCAGTCCACGCTCACCCGCGAGAAGCTGGAGGAACTCACGGCGGACCTGGGCGAGCGCCTGGTGGGCATCACGTCGGAGGTGCTGGGCGAGGCGAAGGTGCGCCCCTCGGACCTGAAGGAGGTCATCCTCGTGGGGGGCATGTCGCGCATGCCCCGCATCGTGGAGCAGGTGCGCCAGTACTTCCGCCGCGAGCCCTGCAAGGGCGTGCACGCGGAGGAGGTCGTGGCCCTGGGCGCCGCCATCCAGGCGCACGCGCTGGTGGGCCAGCAGAGCGAATTGCTGCTCCTGGACGTCACGCCGCAGAGCATGGGCGTGGCCATCGCCGGCGGCTACGTGCGGCGGCTGATTCCGCGCAACACCACCGTGCCCACGTCCGCCACGGAGGTGTTCGCCACCTCCAAGGACTTCCAGCGCACGGTGAAGATCATGGTGCTCCAGGGCGAGCACGAGCTCGCGCACCACAACGAGCTGCTGGGCGAGTTCCTCCTCACCGGCCTGCGCGAGGCGCCGCGCGGACAGGTGGAAATCGAAGTGACGTTCGACATCAACGCGGAGGGCATCGTGTCCGTGTCCGCGCGCGACCGCGACACGGGCCTGCGCCAGTCCATCACCGTCACCGCTTCCAGCGGCCTGACGGAGGACGAGCTGCGCCGCATCATGGACGAGCAGCGCGACTGGCTGGTGGCGGCGCGCAACACGGAGGAGCTGAAGGCCAAGCGCGTGGAGCTGGACATCCTGGCCCGCGACCTGGTGGACGCGCTCTCCCGCGTGCGGCTCATGCCCGGGGCCGGAGGCCTGCCGCCGGACGTCGTCGCCCGCGCGGAGGCCGCCCTGGATTCCGCGCGTCAGGCGCGCGGCACGGACGACGTGGGCACGCTCACCCGGGCCTGCGAGGCCCTGGCCCAGAGCCTGCCGCTCCTGCGCTCGGCGGGCTCGCGCGGAACGCCGGGGAGGTAG
- a CDS encoding tetratricopeptide repeat protein encodes MSAPNPIVGLGGRTDHIATVPHLDPARLQLSPEEGSVLALVGRVERIDAVLSRSSLGEARTIAVLLALRAKGAIVPARVVQRAPPVAPVVDAALSEEVDLEPDQKRDIIEMERSLEKMDHHAVLGVAPGASPQEVKQAYYNASRRFHPDRYFGKNLGSFRARLERIFKRLTDAHNALSRQEPPRASATPPPAPPARVPTTPPPAAVLPRTVSGGGFAAVSPPAASGARPPSGSFATVPPPAAPPPEDTESEARRAERQARLARHPYMARSHKLTELIARGRAATARGDFERAYQEFNHVLGLDPKNREVAQLLVEARRKHDLARAQAEVERGQELEMRGDFTGAQAAYKLAVSLNGDNPEAAFQAARVGRELAQDAQEVLKLAQRAVELKPGRADYQLLLAQVLLVAGQKKQAKHHFEEVARLDPDNADARAGLKKLRWTFT; translated from the coding sequence TTGAGCGCGCCCAACCCCATCGTCGGCCTGGGGGGCAGGACCGACCACATCGCCACGGTTCCCCACCTGGACCCGGCCCGTCTCCAGCTCAGCCCGGAGGAGGGCTCCGTGCTGGCGCTGGTGGGCCGCGTCGAGCGCATCGACGCCGTGCTGTCCCGCTCCTCGCTGGGCGAGGCGCGCACCATCGCCGTGCTGCTGGCGCTGCGCGCCAAGGGGGCCATCGTGCCCGCCCGCGTCGTGCAGCGCGCCCCGCCCGTCGCCCCGGTGGTGGACGCCGCCCTGTCGGAGGAGGTGGACCTGGAGCCCGACCAGAAGCGCGACATCATCGAGATGGAGCGCTCGCTGGAGAAGATGGATCACCACGCGGTGCTGGGCGTGGCCCCGGGCGCCAGTCCCCAGGAGGTGAAGCAGGCGTATTACAACGCGTCCCGCCGCTTCCACCCGGACCGCTACTTCGGCAAGAACCTGGGCAGCTTCCGCGCCCGGCTGGAGCGCATCTTCAAGCGCCTCACGGACGCCCACAACGCCCTCAGCCGCCAGGAGCCGCCGCGCGCCTCCGCGACGCCGCCCCCGGCCCCGCCCGCTCGCGTTCCGACGACACCTCCTCCGGCCGCCGTGCTCCCTCGGACGGTGTCTGGCGGCGGCTTCGCGGCGGTGTCGCCCCCGGCCGCTTCGGGCGCTCGCCCGCCGTCGGGGTCGTTCGCCACCGTGCCGCCTCCCGCCGCGCCGCCCCCGGAGGACACGGAGTCCGAGGCCCGCCGCGCCGAGCGCCAGGCCCGCCTGGCGCGCCACCCGTACATGGCGCGCAGCCACAAGCTCACGGAGCTCATCGCCCGGGGCAGGGCGGCCACCGCGCGCGGGGACTTCGAGCGGGCGTACCAGGAGTTCAACCACGTGCTGGGCCTGGACCCGAAGAACCGCGAGGTCGCGCAGCTGCTGGTGGAGGCGCGCCGCAAGCACGACCTGGCGCGCGCGCAGGCGGAGGTGGAGCGCGGCCAGGAGCTGGAGATGCGCGGCGACTTCACCGGCGCGCAGGCCGCGTACAAGCTGGCCGTGTCGCTCAACGGGGACAACCCGGAGGCGGCCTTCCAGGCGGCGCGCGTGGGGCGGGAGCTGGCGCAGGACGCGCAGGAGGTGCTGAAGCTCGCGCAGCGCGCGGTGGAGCTGAAGCCGGGGCGCGCGGACTACCAGCTGCTCCTGGCCCAGGTGCTCCTGGTGGCGGGGCAGAAGAAGCAGGCCAAGCACCACTTCGAGGAGGTCGCGCGTCTGGATCCCGACAACGCCGACGCTCGCGCCGGCCTCAAGAAGCTGCGCTGGACGTTCACGTGA
- a CDS encoding aspartate aminotransferase family protein: MQTPSPASAPGNESLIQKAKQHLLQNYKQQPIALVRGQGTRVWDADGKAYLDCIGGIAVCALGHCHPEVVAAAKAQLDTLWHVSNVFYSQPQIDLAAQLTDWAGLPRAFFCNSGAEANEALIKLTRKVMKDRGQPERFEILTFEKSFHGRTLATVTATGQPKYHAGFEPLPQGFRHLPFGDLEAVRRAVGPSTAAILVEPIQGEGGVRMAPPGYFQGLRALCDEQGLLLLVDEVQTGMGRTGQPFGFMHHGIRPDAISIAKALGNGLPMGAMLCREELAVSLSAGTHGSTFGGNLVSAAAGNVVLRLMREPGFLAEVQAKGEHFLAGARALQAALPEGRIKAVRGQGLLLGVELDREVAPVIAKLREAGLLVNSAGEVTLRFAPPLIITRSELDEALGILQRVLATL, translated from the coding sequence TTGCAAACGCCGTCCCCCGCATCCGCCCCTGGTAACGAGAGCCTCATCCAGAAGGCGAAGCAGCACCTGCTGCAGAACTACAAGCAGCAACCCATTGCCCTGGTGCGCGGGCAGGGGACGCGGGTGTGGGACGCGGACGGCAAGGCGTACCTGGACTGCATCGGCGGCATCGCCGTCTGCGCGCTGGGCCACTGCCACCCGGAGGTGGTCGCGGCGGCCAAGGCGCAGCTGGACACGCTGTGGCACGTCTCCAACGTCTTCTACTCGCAGCCGCAGATCGACCTGGCCGCGCAGCTCACCGACTGGGCGGGCCTGCCGCGCGCGTTCTTCTGCAACTCCGGCGCGGAGGCCAACGAGGCCCTCATCAAGCTGACCCGCAAGGTGATGAAGGACCGGGGCCAGCCCGAGCGCTTCGAGATCCTCACCTTCGAGAAGAGCTTCCACGGCCGCACGCTGGCCACCGTCACCGCCACCGGCCAGCCGAAGTACCACGCCGGCTTCGAGCCGCTGCCCCAGGGCTTCCGGCACCTGCCCTTCGGCGACCTGGAGGCGGTGCGCCGCGCCGTGGGGCCGTCCACCGCCGCCATCCTGGTGGAGCCCATCCAGGGCGAGGGCGGCGTGCGCATGGCGCCCCCGGGCTACTTCCAGGGGCTGCGCGCCCTCTGTGACGAGCAGGGCCTGCTCTTGCTCGTGGACGAGGTCCAGACGGGCATGGGCCGCACCGGCCAGCCCTTCGGCTTCATGCACCACGGCATCCGGCCGGACGCCATCAGCATCGCCAAGGCGCTGGGCAACGGGCTTCCCATGGGCGCCATGCTCTGCCGCGAGGAGCTGGCGGTCAGCCTCTCCGCGGGCACCCACGGCTCCACCTTCGGCGGCAACCTGGTGTCCGCCGCCGCGGGCAACGTGGTGCTGCGGCTGATGCGCGAGCCCGGCTTCCTGGCCGAGGTCCAGGCCAAGGGGGAGCACTTCCTCGCCGGCGCGCGCGCGCTCCAGGCGGCGCTGCCGGAAGGCCGCATCAAGGCCGTGCGCGGGCAGGGGCTGCTGTTGGGCGTGGAGCTGGACCGCGAGGTCGCCCCCGTCATCGCGAAGCTGCGCGAGGCCGGCCTGCTGGTGAACTCCGCCGGGGAGGTGACGCTCCGGTTCGCCCCGCCCCTCATCATCACCCGGAGCGAGCTGGACGAAGCGCTGGGCATCCTCCAGCGTGTCCTCGCCACGCTGTAG
- the hslU gene encoding ATP-dependent protease ATPase subunit HslU, which produces MAESRKLSAFTPREVVSELDRYIVGQNDAKRAVAIALRNRWRRQQVPDDLRDEIYPKNIIMIGPTGVGKTEIARRLAKLSQAPFVKVEASKFTEVGYVGRDVESMIRDLVEAAIALVREEETEKVKPRAEELAEDRLMELIKNGGQARTTSSPPFGFSPPPTPAPAPLGDSEREKLRAQLRAGTLDDQTVEVETNESSPTFMRNFSGQGMEEIGVNLQDLFKNMPGMKNTRKRKLRVPEALQVLRAEEAQKLVDPDRVQREAVARAESSGIVFIDEIDKIASREGGKGGGGPDVSREGVQRDILPIVEGSAVNTKYGQVKTDHMLFIAAGAFHVSKPADLIPELQGRFPIRVELEPLSGDDLVRILREPKNSLMRQYTALLGTEGVRLSFTDDAVAEIARIAQQANERTQNIGARRLHTVLERLLDEVSFTASEMGPRDFQVDAAYVRERLAAIVQDEDLSRYIL; this is translated from the coding sequence GTGGCCGAATCGCGCAAGTTGTCCGCCTTCACGCCTCGCGAGGTCGTCAGCGAGCTGGACCGTTACATCGTCGGGCAGAACGACGCCAAGCGCGCCGTCGCCATCGCGCTGCGCAACCGGTGGCGCCGCCAGCAGGTGCCGGACGACCTGCGGGATGAGATCTACCCGAAGAACATCATCATGATCGGCCCCACCGGCGTGGGGAAGACGGAGATCGCCCGGCGCCTGGCGAAGCTGTCCCAGGCCCCCTTCGTCAAGGTGGAGGCCAGCAAGTTCACCGAAGTGGGCTACGTGGGCCGCGACGTCGAGTCGATGATCCGCGACCTCGTCGAAGCCGCCATCGCGCTGGTGCGCGAGGAGGAGACGGAGAAGGTCAAGCCGCGCGCGGAGGAGCTGGCCGAGGACCGGCTGATGGAGCTCATCAAGAACGGCGGACAGGCGCGCACCACGTCCTCTCCGCCGTTCGGCTTCTCGCCCCCGCCCACCCCGGCGCCCGCGCCGCTGGGCGACAGCGAGCGGGAGAAGCTGCGCGCCCAGCTGCGCGCCGGCACGCTGGATGATCAGACCGTGGAGGTGGAGACCAACGAGAGCTCCCCCACGTTCATGCGCAACTTCAGCGGCCAGGGCATGGAGGAGATCGGCGTCAACCTCCAGGACCTGTTCAAGAACATGCCGGGCATGAAGAACACCCGGAAGCGCAAGCTGCGCGTGCCGGAGGCGCTCCAGGTGCTGCGCGCGGAAGAGGCGCAGAAGCTGGTGGATCCGGACCGCGTCCAGCGCGAGGCCGTGGCGCGCGCCGAGTCCAGCGGCATCGTCTTCATCGACGAAATCGACAAGATCGCCAGCCGCGAGGGCGGCAAGGGCGGCGGGGGCCCGGACGTCTCCCGCGAGGGCGTGCAGCGCGACATCCTGCCCATCGTGGAGGGCTCGGCCGTCAATACGAAGTACGGCCAGGTGAAGACGGACCACATGCTCTTCATCGCCGCGGGCGCCTTCCACGTCTCCAAGCCGGCGGACCTCATCCCGGAGCTCCAGGGCCGCTTCCCCATCCGCGTGGAACTGGAGCCGCTGTCCGGCGACGACCTGGTGCGGATTCTTCGCGAGCCCAAGAACTCGCTCATGCGCCAGTACACCGCGCTGCTCGGCACCGAAGGCGTGCGCCTGTCCTTCACGGACGACGCGGTGGCGGAGATCGCCCGCATCGCCCAGCAGGCCAACGAGCGCACGCAGAACATCGGCGCCCGGCGGCTGCACACCGTGCTGGAGCGCCTGCTGGACGAGGTGTCGTTCACGGCCAGCGAAATGGGCCCGCGCGACTTCCAGGTGGACGCCGCTTATGTGCGCGAGCGCCTGGCCGCCATCGTCCAGGACGAGGACTTGTCGCGCTACATCCTCTAG
- the hslV gene encoding ATP-dependent protease subunit HslV, giving the protein MFHGTTILCVRRDGKVVIAGDGQVSLDKTIMKNTARKVRKLGEGQVLAGFAGSTADAFTLFERFEAKLKEHQKNLARACVELGKDWRTDRFLRRLEALLIVADKEKTFILSGAGDVIEPDHGIAAVGSGGHYALAAARALQAHSNLSARDICTQAMAIAADICVYTNANVSYEEL; this is encoded by the coding sequence ATGTTCCACGGAACCACCATCCTCTGCGTCCGCCGCGACGGGAAGGTCGTCATCGCGGGCGACGGCCAGGTCAGCCTCGACAAGACCATCATGAAGAACACGGCGCGCAAGGTGCGCAAGCTCGGCGAGGGGCAGGTGCTCGCCGGCTTCGCCGGCAGCACCGCGGACGCCTTCACCCTCTTCGAGCGCTTCGAGGCCAAGCTCAAGGAGCACCAGAAGAACCTGGCCCGCGCCTGCGTGGAGCTGGGCAAGGACTGGCGCACCGACCGCTTCCTCCGCCGCCTGGAGGCGCTGCTCATCGTCGCGGACAAGGAGAAGACCTTCATCCTGTCCGGCGCGGGTGACGTCATCGAACCGGACCACGGCATCGCCGCCGTGGGCAGCGGGGGCCACTACGCCCTCGCCGCCGCGCGCGCCCTCCAGGCGCACTCGAACCTGTCCGCCCGCGACATCTGCACGCAGGCCATGGCCATCGCCGCGGACATCTGCGTCTACACCAACGCCAACGTCTCCTACGAAGAGCTCTGA
- a CDS encoding DUF1801 domain-containing protein, whose product MANRSDEVEQFMAELEHPLKPEIQAVRAAILASDDSITERIKWKAPSFVHSGDDRVTFRLAPKGIFQVILHRGAKVKDTKGFAFEDDSGLVEWLAPDRGVVTLPDAKTVKAKKGLLVKLVGRWMKATAA is encoded by the coding sequence GTGGCCAACCGTAGCGATGAAGTCGAGCAGTTCATGGCGGAGCTCGAGCACCCGCTGAAGCCGGAGATTCAAGCCGTGCGCGCGGCCATCCTGGCCTCCGACGACAGCATCACCGAGCGGATCAAATGGAAGGCCCCCAGCTTCGTGCACTCGGGGGATGACCGCGTGACGTTCCGCCTGGCCCCCAAGGGCATCTTCCAGGTCATCCTCCACCGGGGCGCCAAGGTGAAGGACACGAAGGGCTTTGCCTTCGAGGACGACTCGGGCCTGGTGGAGTGGCTGGCCCCGGACCGGGGCGTGGTGACGCTGCCGGACGCGAAGACGGTGAAGGCGAAGAAGGGCCTCCTGGTTAAGCTTGTGGGGCGCTGGATGAAAGCGACCGCGGCCTGA